Proteins found in one Aspergillus chevalieri M1 DNA, chromosome 2, nearly complete sequence genomic segment:
- a CDS encoding putative progesterone binding protein (COG:S;~EggNog:ENOG410PQG9;~InterPro:IPR036400,IPR001199;~PFAM:PF00173), with amino-acid sequence MVEHEEEPKRFSPKVPVELAPPKYDPIDAEELAKCDGSDPNRPTLVAIKGIVFDVSRNQAYSPSGQYRVFAGKDPSRALASSSLKPEDCRPDWYDLDDKEKTVLDEWFTFFSKRYNIVGKVKDATNY; translated from the exons ATGGTCGAGCACGAGGAAGAGCCCAAGCGCTTCTCCCCCAAAGTCCCCGTCGAACTCGCTCCCCCCAAATACGACCCTATTGATGCCGAGGAATTGGCTAAGTGTGATG GATCCGACCCCAACCGCCCGACATTGGTCGCTATCAAGGGTATTGTCTTTGATGTGAGCCGGAATCAGGCCTACAGTCCCAGCGGGCAGTATCGCG TCTTCGCAGGAAAAGACCCCTCGCGCGCGCTGGCCAGCTCCTCCCTCAAGCCTGAAGACTGCCGACCCGACTGGTATGATCTGGATGACAAGGAGAAGACAGTGTTGGATGAATGGTTTACGTTCTTTAGCAAGCGCTACAATATTGTGGGCAAAGTTAAAGATGCTACGAACTACTAA
- the gatA gene encoding 4-aminobutyrate transaminase gatA (COG:E;~EggNog:ENOG410PHBB;~InterPro:IPR004631,IPR005814,IPR015424,IPR015421, IPR015422;~PFAM:PF00202;~go_function: GO:0003824 - catalytic activity [Evidence IEA];~go_function: GO:0003867 - 4-aminobutyrate transaminase activity [Evidence IEA];~go_function: GO:0008483 - transaminase activity [Evidence IEA];~go_function: GO:0030170 - pyridoxal phosphate binding [Evidence IEA];~go_process: GO:0009448 - gamma-aminobutyric acid metabolic process [Evidence IEA]): MSALRPGLKLRSFARLPAARTISTTPLRAAQPYFSNEPSGPTVSTAIPGPNNKKAAAELNEVFDVRSLNMLTDYTKSIGNYISDLDGNTLLDVYAQIASIPVGYNNPHLEKVATSPEMITSLINRPALGNFPSAEWANILKTGVLKVAPKGLNQVYTAMAGSDANEIAYKAAFMYRRQLERGGPEADFSEQELESTMVNQQPGSPQLSILSFKSAFHGRLFGSLSTTRSKAIHKLDIPAFDWPQATFPSLKYPLEEHAQENAQEEQRCLQEVERLIKEYHNPVAAVMVEPIQSEGGDNHASPAFFQGLRDITKRTNVLFIVDEVQTGVGATGKFWAHDHWNLDTPPDMVTFSKKAQTAGYYYGNPALRPNKPYRQFNTWMGDPSRALIFRGIIEEIERLGLVENTAATGAYLYAGLERLSKQYPQHFQNLRGKGQGTFIAWDSPKRDEILAKAKNVGVNIGGSGQSAVRLRPMLIFQNHHADILLERLEQVIKML; this comes from the exons ATGTCTGCCCTCCGCCCCGGCCTCAAGCTGCGATCCTTCGCACGCCTCCCTGCTGCCCGCACTATCAGCACTACGCCGCTGCGGGCAGCTCAGCCATACTTTTCCAATGAGCCTTCTGGTCCAACAGTGTCCACGGCCATCCCGGGGCCAAACAACAAGAAGGCCGCCGCGGAACTGAATGAGGTGTTTGATGTGCGCAGCTTGAACATGCTGACTGACTACACCAAGTCCATTGGAAACTA CATTTCTGATCTCGACGGGAACACTCTCCTTGATGT TTACGCCCAGATTGCCTCTATCCCCGTCGGATATAACAACCCCCATCTCGAGAAGGTGGCCACATCGCCCGAGATGATTACCTCCTTAATCAACAGACCAGCTCTGGGTAACTTCCCCTCCGCTGAATGGGCCAACATCCTCAAGACCGGCGTCCTCAAGGTTGCCCCCAAGGGCCTGAACCAGGTGTACACTGCCATGGCCGGTTCCGACGCCAACGAAATTGCCTACAAGGCGGCCTTCATGTACCGTCGCCAATTGGAGCGTGGAGGACCCGAGGCCGACTTCAGCGAGCAAGAATTGGAGTCCACCATGGTGAACCAGCAGCCTGGATCCCCGCAATTGTCCATCCTGTCCTTCAAGTCCGCTTTCCACGGCCGTCTCTTTGGCAGTCTGTCTACTACTCGTAGCAAGGCTATTCACAAGTTGGATATCCCCGCCTTCGACTGGCCCCAGGCTACCTTCCCTTCTCTGAAGTACCCGCTTGAGGAGCATGCTCAGGAGAACGCTCAAGAGGAGCAGCGCTGcctgcaggaggttgagcGTCTTATCAAGGAGTACCACAACCCCGTTGCCGCCGTCATGGTCGAGCCCATCCAATCCGAGGGTGGTGACAATCACGCCTCGCCCGCCTTCTTCCAAGGCCTGCGCGACATCACCAAGCGCACCAACGTCCTCTTCATTGTCGACGAAGTCCAGACCGGTGTCGGTGCAACCGGAAAGTTCTGGGCCCACGACCACTGGAACCTCGACACCCCTCCGGACATGGTCACCTTCTCCAAGAAGGCCCAGACGGCCGGTTACTATTATGGCAACCCCGCCCTGCGCCCCAACAAGCCCTACCGCCAGTTTAACACCTGGATGGGTGACCCGTCCCGCGCTCTGATCTTCCGCGGTATCATCGAGGAGATCGAGCGTCTGGGTCTGGTTGAAAACACCGCTGCTACTGGTGCTTATCTGTACGCCGGTCTTGAGCGTCTTTCGAAGCAGTACCCCCAGCATTTCCAGAACCTGCGTGGTAAGGGTCAGGGTACCTTCATTGCTTGGGACTCGCCTAAGCGGGATGAGATCCTGGCTAAGGCTAAGAATGTTGGTGTCAACATAGGTGGAAGCGGACAGAGTGCTGTTCGATTGAGGCCTATGCTTATCTTCCAGAACCATCACGCCGATATTCTCCTGGAGAGACTCGAGCAGGTGATCAAGATGCTGTGA
- the NOP4 gene encoding mRNA-binding ribosome biosynthesis protein NOP4 (BUSCO:EOG09260XQV;~COG:A;~EggNog:ENOG410PI4R;~InterPro:IPR012677,IPR000504,IPR003954,IPR035979;~PFAM:PF00076;~go_function: GO:0003676 - nucleic acid binding [Evidence IEA]), translating into MEPQTNQEPATDGRVSRQPRQTLFVRSLPASATTDSLAEYFSQSYVIKHALVVLDPQTQQPKGFGFVTFADLEDAQRALEEFNGTVFDGKKIQVDYAQPRHREVDENIGKSVPAAAAVEFKKKREEERAAQQPPRLIVRNLPWSIKEPEDLAVHFRSFGKVKQAYLPKKGNTLAGFGFVVLRGKKNAEKALEAVNGKEVDGRTLAVDWAVEKNVWENLQKQEEGKQDEEEKQDDGEKSGDADMAEAEEGSGDEDVSEGDEDEDEEEDDEDDEEDKFDEFDEDEDDDEEEEEEEEDKEDERNASTIFIRNLPFTCTDETLYEHFTQFGNVRYARIVVDPETDRPRGTGFVCFWRPGDALTCIREGPKPQDTITADKDKSKKTSAIKHSVLQSETSDPTGRYTLDGRVLQVAQAVSRNQASKLEEEGVSRRLVRDTDKRRLFLLSEGTIPTNSPLYKKLSPSEIKMREDSFKQRQSFIKKNPTLHLSLTRLSVRNIPRQVTSKDLKALARQAVVGFAEEVKKNLRQPLSPEELHRASDEMKEADKLRKQKGKGIVKQATIVFEGRDGSKIGENTGAGRSRGYGFIEYYTHRHALMGLRWLNGHPIDAPNSDAEVKDKKKRVIVEFAIENAQVVKRRTEQEAKSRSYAQAAAQRRKEEGEEKSQKPNGKFNGKPNGKPNGKPNGKFSGNKERPSPNANMAGQKRKRSESRGSDKREGEDSEEANKIAKRNRVIAKKRMQRKGRKGK; encoded by the coding sequence ATGGAGCCTCAAACAAATCAAGAGCCCGCGACTGATGGGCGCGTCTCTCGCCAACCCCGACAGACCCTTTTCGTCCGGTCGCTTCCCGCATCGGCCACGACAGACAGCTTAGCAGAGTACTTCTCGCAGTCCTACGTGATCAAGCATGCCCTTGTCGTTCTCGACCCGCAGACTCAACAACCGAAGGGCTTCGGTTTCGTGACATTTGCCGATCTCGAAGATGCACAGCGCGCGTTGGAAGAATTTAACGGAACCGTCTTTGATGGGAAGAAAATCCAGGTCGACTACGCGCAGCCGCGTCACCGTGAAGTCGATGAGAATATCGGAAAGAGCGTgccggctgctgctgctgtcgagtttaagaagaagagggaggaggagagagCTGCGCAGCAGCCGCCGAGGTTGATTGTTCGGAATTTGCCGTGGAGTATTAAGGAGCCTGAAGACTTGGCGGTGCATTTCCGGAGTTTCGGGAAGGTAAAGCAGGCTTATTTGCCTAAGAAAGGGAACACACTGGCTGGTTTCGGCTTTGTTGTGTTGAGAGGCAAGAAGAATGCTGAAAAGGCGTTGGAGGCGGTTAACGGTAAAGAGGTAGACGGGCGGACTTTGGCTGTTGACTGGGCCGTGGAGAAGAACGTTTGGGAGAACTTACAGAAAcaggaggaggggaagcaagacgaggaggagaagcaggATGATGGAGAGAAGTCGGGCGACGCGGACATGGCGGAAGCGGAGGAAGGGTCTGGGGATGAAGACGTTTCCGAGggcgacgaagatgaagacgaggaggaagatgatgaggacgatgaagaggacAAGTTTGACGagtttgatgaggatgaggatgatgatgaagaagaagaagaagaggaagaggacaaAGAGGATGAGCGCAACGCATCTACCATCTTCATTCGCAACCTACCCTTCACCTGCACAGACGAGACGCTCTACGAACACTTTACACAATTCGGCAACGTCCGATACGCCCGAATCGTCGTCGACCCTGAGACTGACCGTCCACGCGGTACAGGCTTCGTCTGCTTCTGGCGCCCCGGGGATGCCCTCACTTGTATCCGCGAGGGTCCGAAGCCACAAGACACCATCACAGCCGACAAAGATAAAAGTAAGAAGACATCCGccatcaagcattccgtcctGCAGAGCGAAACCTCCGATCCAACTGGACGCTACACCCTGGATGGACGAGTGCTACAGGTTGCCCAGGCAGTCAGCAGAAACCAAGCCTCCAagctggaggaggaaggtgTTTCGCGGAGACTTGTTCGCGATACCGACAAGCGTCGACTCTTCCTCCTTTCCGAAGGAACGATCCCCACCAACTCGCCCCTGTACAAGAAGCTTTCTCCCTCTGAGATTAAGATGAGAGAGGACAGTTTCAAGCAGCGCCAGAGCTTCATCAAGAAGAACCCGACGCTGCACTTGAGTTTGACAAGATTGTCTGTCCGCAACATCCCCAGACAAGTCACCTCGAAGGACCTGAAGGCACTCGCCAGGCAAGCCGTCGTCGGTTTCGCAGAGGAAGTGAAGAAGAACCTCCGCCAACCGCTGTCCCCAGAGGAACTACACCGGGCATCGGACGAGATGAAGGAAGCCGACAAGCTGCGCAAGCAGAAGGGCAAGGGTATCGTGAAACAGGCTACGATTGTGTTTGAAGGACGCGATGGAAGCAAGATCGGTGAGAACACCGGTGCGGGGAGAAGCAGAGGCTACGGGTTTATTGAATACTACACCCACCGACATGCGCTGATGGGTCTCCGGTGGCTCAACGGGCACCCCATCGACGCGCCCAATAGCGATGCGGAGGTcaaggacaagaagaagcGGGTTATTGTGGAATTTGCGATTGAGAACGCGCAGGTAGTCAAGCGTCGGACTGAACAAGAAGCGAAGTCTCGCAGCTACGCCCAGGCAGCTGCTCAAaggaggaaggaagaagggGAGGAAAAATCGCAAAAGCCCAACGGCAAGTTCAATGGGAAGCCCAATGGAAAGCCCAATGGAAAGCCCAACGGGAAGTTCAGCGGGAACAAGGAGAGACCATCTCCAAATGCAAATATGGCTGGACAGAAGAGAAAGCGATCCGAGAGTCGCGGCAGTGACAAGCGCGAAGGCGAAGACTCCGAGGAAGCAAACAAGATCGCCAAACGCAACCGGGTGAttgcgaagaagaggatgcaACGGAAGGGCCGGAAGGGCAAATAA
- the RAD10 gene encoding DNA repair protein RAD10 (BUSCO:EOG09264DOU;~COG:L;~EggNog:ENOG410PP98;~InterPro:IPR004579,IPR010994,IPR011335;~PFAM:PF03834;~go_component: GO:0005634 - nucleus [Evidence IEA];~go_function: GO:0003684 - damaged DNA binding [Evidence IEA];~go_process: GO:0006281 - DNA repair [Evidence IEA]), producing the protein MADEFGDEAHLNALLQAEQSAPPKPRNTLSSSTAPRQPTPKVQQPKPQALPPKHAPSAILVSKRQKGNPILSYIKILPWEYADIPADYVLGNTTCALFLSLKYHRLHPEYIYSRIRGIAGKYRLRILLIIVDIPNHEDNLKELSKTSIINNLTLMLCWSATEAAHYLELFKASENAQPTAIRTQQAQSYKDSLTDFVTMPRSINKSDAASLISTFGSLQNAINAQPEQISAVPGWGERKVRQWCNAVREDFRIETAKGTKAPERDAGAMRALEDRTVTRDEEEVMRAVNAGEMRADMPGEAENARDARPRDAGEDEGVSEGITAALAKLREGGS; encoded by the coding sequence atggctgatgaatttggAGACGAGGCACACCTCAACGCTCTTCTGCAGGCAGAACAGAGCGCCCCTCCCAAACCTAGAAACACCCTTTCTTCCTCAACAGCTCCGCGACAACCAACACCCAAGGTCCAACAACCAAAGCCGCAAGCCCTCCCTCCCAAACACGCACCCTCTGCGATTCTCGTCTCAAAACGACAGAAAGGAAATCCGATATTGAGTTACATCAAGATTTTACCCTGGGAATATGCGGATATACCCGCCGACTATGTCCTCGGAAATACCACATGCGCCCTATTTCTATCACTTAAGTACCACCGGCTCCATCCAGAATACATATACTCCCGAATCCGCGGGATAGCAGGGAAATACCGCCTCCGCATCCTATTAATCATCGTCGACATCCCGAACCACGAAGATAACCTGAAAGAACTATCCAAAAcatccatcatcaacaaCCTAACGCTAATGCTCTGCTGGTCCGCTACCGAAGCCGCGCACTACCTCGAGCTATTCAAGGCCTCCGAGAATGCCCAACCTACTGCTATCCGCACCCAACAAGCGCAATCATACAAGGACTCTTTGACGGACTTCGTTACTATGCCAAGGAGCATCAACAAGTCCGATGCGGCAAGTTTGATTTCTACGTTTGGGAGTTTGCAGAATGCGATTAATGCGCAACCCGAGCAGATTAGTGCTGTACCGGGATGGGGTGAGAGGAAGGTTCGGCAGTGGTGTAATGCAGTGCGGGAAGATTTTAGGATTGAGACGGCGAAGGGGACGAAGGCGCCGGAGAGGGATGCGGGGGCTATGCGGGCTTTGGAGGATAGGACGGTGACGcgtgatgaagaggaggttaTGCGCGCTGTAAATGCAGGAGAGATGAGGGCGGATATGCCGGGGGAGGCTGAAAATGCCCGTGATGCACGTCCGCGTGATGCTGGTGAGGATGAGGGCGTGAGCGAGGGTATAACGGCGGCGCTAGCCAAATTGCGAGAGGGTGGCAGCTGA